Proteins encoded together in one uncultured Sphaerochaeta sp. window:
- a CDS encoding nucleotide sugar dehydrogenase: MQKESLIQKIEKYHVLVGVIGLGYVGLPLAVEKARAGFKTTGFDVQQKKVDMVNQGINYIGDVVQEDLASLVKNGMLRATSDFSFVKDCDFIAICVPTPLDEHQQPDITYVRDSVMEIAKYLKKDSIVVLESTTYPGTTEELVKPLLEEGSGLVCGEDFYLGFSPERVDPGNLLYKTKNTPKVVGGIGKDATEVIAAMYRAVLSSDVTEVSSPAVAEMEKILENTYRNVNIGLVNELAQLCHEMGISIWEVIDAAKTKPYGFQAFYPGPGLGGHCIPLDPYYLSWKAREYGFHTSMIESSMMINDRMPEYTVERASKILNRFKKALNGSKILMLGVAYKQDIDDYRESPALNVIDILEKQGAVVTYHDPWVAEYHHKGKVVKGEKELSVSLLEEADLVIITTAHSSVDYDLVQKHAKAIFDTKNVMKAIAGRDNIEVL, from the coding sequence ATGCAAAAAGAATCATTGATACAAAAAATTGAGAAATACCATGTGTTAGTTGGGGTCATTGGCCTTGGCTATGTCGGTCTACCCTTGGCTGTCGAGAAGGCAAGGGCAGGCTTCAAGACCACTGGCTTTGATGTCCAGCAGAAGAAAGTGGACATGGTAAACCAAGGCATCAATTATATAGGTGATGTAGTCCAGGAAGACCTGGCTTCCTTGGTGAAGAATGGGATGCTCAGGGCAACCAGTGATTTCTCCTTTGTGAAGGATTGTGACTTCATCGCCATCTGCGTTCCCACTCCTCTGGACGAGCACCAGCAACCTGACATCACCTATGTACGGGATTCTGTCATGGAGATAGCCAAATATCTCAAGAAGGATTCAATTGTTGTCTTGGAGTCTACCACCTACCCGGGGACCACCGAGGAGTTGGTGAAGCCCTTGCTGGAGGAAGGCTCCGGCCTTGTCTGTGGGGAAGATTTCTATCTCGGTTTCTCGCCTGAACGTGTCGACCCAGGCAATCTGCTGTACAAGACGAAGAACACTCCCAAGGTAGTCGGAGGCATCGGGAAGGATGCGACCGAGGTGATTGCAGCAATGTACCGTGCGGTGCTTTCCAGTGATGTGACCGAGGTTTCCAGCCCTGCGGTGGCAGAGATGGAGAAGATTCTGGAGAATACCTACCGGAATGTGAACATTGGCCTGGTAAATGAGCTTGCCCAACTCTGCCACGAGATGGGAATCAGCATCTGGGAAGTCATCGATGCGGCAAAGACCAAGCCCTACGGATTCCAGGCATTCTACCCCGGGCCGGGCCTGGGAGGACACTGCATCCCCCTCGATCCCTATTATCTCTCCTGGAAGGCTAGGGAGTATGGGTTCCATACTTCTATGATAGAGAGTTCGATGATGATCAACGACCGAATGCCTGAATACACTGTGGAACGGGCCTCGAAGATACTGAACAGGTTCAAAAAGGCACTCAATGGTTCAAAGATATTAATGCTGGGGGTTGCCTACAAACAGGATATTGATGACTATCGGGAGAGTCCTGCGTTGAATGTCATAGACATCCTCGAGAAGCAAGGAGCAGTGGTTACTTATCATGATCCCTGGGTGGCAGAGTACCATCACAAGGGAAAGGTTGTGAAAGGCGAGAAGGAACTGAGTGTGAGCCTGCTGGAGGAAGCCGACCTTGTCATAATCACCACCGCGCACAGCAGCGTTGACTATGATCTGGTACAGAAACATGCAAAGGCCATCTTTGACACAAAGAATGTCATGAAGGCCATTGCCGGCCGAGACAATATCGAGGTGCTGTGA